From Thermosipho africanus Ob7, the proteins below share one genomic window:
- a CDS encoding FAD binding domain-containing protein, which produces MIKFKEYVKPKTLEEAYQILTEKNSRVIGGAAFLKLSNQEFDVAIDLIDTNLDFINDYPEKVEVGSMVTISAFEEDPVLSTLYNGFLKNVAEKILSYQMRNIVTVGGTIFPKYGFSDLITALLVLNTNVELYKNGKMPLEKFLETKIVKDILSKIEIMKENLKLAFEYVRNSEYDFSLLNVAVSNNEGKFKIAVGARPGIAQLAKNAAEFLSNNAITKENIEKAAEIAAEELKFSDDLRATAEYRKKVCKALVKRALEEVTK; this is translated from the coding sequence ATGATAAAGTTTAAAGAATATGTAAAGCCAAAAACATTAGAAGAGGCATATCAAATACTAACCGAAAAAAATTCACGAGTTATCGGAGGAGCAGCATTTTTGAAACTTTCAAACCAAGAATTCGATGTTGCAATTGATCTAATAGATACAAATCTTGACTTTATAAATGACTATCCAGAAAAAGTTGAAGTTGGATCTATGGTGACAATATCAGCATTTGAAGAAGATCCGGTACTTTCAACTTTATACAACGGCTTTTTAAAAAATGTTGCAGAAAAAATTTTAAGTTATCAAATGAGAAACATAGTCACTGTTGGAGGGACTATTTTTCCCAAATACGGTTTTTCTGATTTAATTACAGCTCTTTTAGTCTTAAATACTAACGTAGAATTGTATAAAAATGGTAAAATGCCACTTGAAAAATTTCTTGAAACAAAAATTGTTAAAGATATCTTGTCGAAAATTGAGATAATGAAGGAAAATTTAAAGCTCGCATTTGAATATGTAAGAAATTCAGAATATGATTTTTCCTTATTAAATGTAGCTGTATCAAACAATGAAGGAAAATTTAAAATTGCTGTTGGTGCAAGACCAGGTATAGCTCAACTTGCTAAAAATGCCGCAGAATTTTTATCAAATAACGCCATCACAAAAGAAAATATTGAAAAAGCTGCAGAAATTGCAGCCGAAGAATTAAAATTTTCAGATGATTTAAGGGCCACAGCAGAGTATAGAAAAAAGGTTTGTAAAGCACTTGTAAAACGTGCTCTTGAGGAGGTGACAAAATGA
- a CDS encoding S8 family serine peptidase: protein MNKLFKYSFFGILVLFLILSSCGLNNITQNSNISNNTGSDIKLGSLDFEYEEGKVLVGYENREEVNKIVEALNGKIAVDLPQIKMVSIKFNGTVEEAYEKILKLGLKGIRYVEPSYKRYIIDPKPVDNNMINKNNETGINSTNPRDDEEFSKYLWGLEALNVKDVWDMGYTGKGVIVAVVDSGVDGTHPDLKGQVIEGYRPKTGEILPADTDSSFGGAHGTHVAGTIAASDNSLGIIGVAPDAKIMPIVIFDVEGYVGDDAVADGIIWAVDHGADILQNSWGGWGYSYTLKKAFDYALDRDVVVTVSAGNDHTDQHVHYPSGYPGIIQVAAVEFNGGEYRTTWFSNRSDAITVGAPGVDILSTVPQATALGYEGAELADSFGGLYAFYQGTSMACPHVSGVVALLKEKYPNAKVWQIRKLIEQGAVDIDKAGYDHDSGFGLVNAKNSINLTLPTDGGVTFNVEAIDSLDNGIPGVFVTLKRVDGVGGDYFAKTDRTGIAHFSNIDAGKYEVIVGGPDSNDKSYSGDGYFGNSSSKRREEERQYVRTVNVTADATETFTFTSTFKVEFDEPVIDLGQATLTVDSVFYELITGIRGSYLSETFVSNMKYDFSSIADLVYLRLERSNVGATCTVNGTVTLNGTEIPVTAVFASEDATLSTVVDDVYGKPYWLIFGN, encoded by the coding sequence ATGAATAAGTTGTTTAAATATTCATTTTTTGGAATTTTAGTATTGTTTTTAATACTATCAAGTTGTGGATTAAACAATATAACTCAAAATAGTAATATTTCTAATAATACAGGTTCGGATATAAAATTGGGAAGTCTTGATTTTGAATACGAAGAAGGTAAGGTTCTTGTTGGATATGAAAATAGAGAAGAAGTTAACAAAATAGTAGAAGCATTAAACGGAAAAATTGCAGTTGATTTGCCCCAAATAAAAATGGTATCAATTAAATTTAATGGAACAGTAGAAGAGGCATATGAGAAAATTTTAAAACTTGGTTTAAAAGGTATCAGATATGTAGAACCAAGCTATAAAAGATATATTATTGATCCAAAACCAGTTGATAATAATATGATTAACAAGAATAATGAAACTGGTATAAACTCAACAAACCCAAGAGACGATGAAGAATTTTCAAAATACTTGTGGGGACTGGAAGCATTAAACGTTAAAGACGTTTGGGATATGGGATATACAGGTAAAGGAGTAATTGTTGCAGTAGTTGATAGTGGTGTTGATGGTACACATCCTGATTTAAAAGGTCAGGTAATTGAGGGTTACAGACCAAAAACAGGTGAAATCTTACCTGCAGATACAGATTCTTCATTTGGCGGGGCACATGGAACTCACGTTGCAGGCACTATAGCTGCTAGTGATAATTCTTTAGGAATTATTGGAGTAGCGCCAGATGCAAAAATAATGCCGATTGTTATATTTGATGTGGAAGGTTATGTAGGTGATGATGCGGTTGCTGATGGAATAATTTGGGCCGTTGATCATGGCGCAGATATTCTTCAAAATTCATGGGGAGGATGGGGCTATAGCTATACTTTAAAAAAAGCATTTGATTACGCATTAGACAGAGATGTTGTTGTAACAGTATCAGCAGGTAATGATCACACTGACCAACATGTACATTATCCATCAGGTTATCCCGGAATAATTCAAGTTGCAGCAGTTGAATTTAATGGTGGTGAATATAGAACAACATGGTTCTCAAATAGAAGTGACGCTATAACCGTTGGTGCACCTGGTGTTGATATTCTTTCAACAGTTCCACAAGCTACTGCTTTAGGTTATGAAGGCGCAGAACTTGCCGACTCATTTGGTGGTTTATATGCATTTTATCAAGGTACTTCAATGGCTTGTCCACATGTTTCTGGTGTTGTAGCATTATTGAAAGAAAAGTATCCAAATGCAAAAGTATGGCAAATAAGAAAGTTAATAGAACAAGGTGCTGTTGATATTGATAAAGCTGGATATGACCATGATTCAGGATTTGGACTAGTAAATGCAAAAAATTCAATAAATCTCACACTTCCAACTGATGGAGGAGTAACATTTAATGTTGAAGCAATTGATAGTTTGGATAATGGTATACCAGGAGTATTTGTAACACTAAAAAGAGTTGATGGAGTAGGTGGAGACTATTTTGCTAAAACAGATCGTACTGGTATTGCTCATTTTTCAAATATAGACGCAGGGAAATATGAAGTTATAGTTGGTGGACCAGATTCAAATGATAAATCTTACTCAGGAGATGGTTATTTTGGTAATAGTTCCTCAAAAAGAAGGGAAGAAGAAAGACAATATGTAAGGACCGTTAATGTAACAGCAGATGCTACTGAAACGTTTACTTTTACATCTACATTTAAAGTAGAATTTGATGAACCAGTTATTGACTTAGGCCAAGCAACACTAACGGTTGATTCAGTGTTTTATGAACTTATTACTGGAATTAGAGGATCTTACTTAAGTGAAACGTTTGTTTCAAATATGAAGTATGATTTCTCTTCTATAGCAGATTTAGTATATTTGAGATTAGAAAGATCAAATGTTGGAGCGACATGTACTGTTAATGGTACAGTTACTTTGAATGGAACTGAAATACCAGTAACAGCTGTTTTTGCAAGTGAAGATGCGACACTTTCAACAGTAGTTGATGATGTTTATGGAAAACCATACTGGCTAATATTTGGTAATTAA
- a CDS encoding xanthine dehydrogenase family protein molybdopterin-binding subunit: protein MKEVTRKIPKKDALGLLLGKPVYTDDLSPKDALIVKILRSPHAFAKIKSIDTSKAEKIDGIECVLTYKDLPRIPITRAGQGYPEPSPHDWYILDEYVRYVGDEVAIVAGKDEKVVEKALSEIKVEYEILEPVLDFEKAEGHSSIIHPEKETHPMFEIGFDAKNNIAASYEMEIGDVEEELKKCDVIITERFYTQAQAHVAFEPHSAASYIDMHGRLVIISSTQVPFHVRRILAEAFNIPIKDIRVIKPRIGGGFGGKQAIHGEPFVAAVTLKTGKPAKIVYSRQEVFEATYTRHPMRYDITLGATKDGKLKVIDMKGLSDTGAYGEHALTTFMVAGSKTLPMYNKVDAVRFSGKVVYTNKVPAGAYRGYGAIQGNFALESAIDILAEKLNMDPIEFRKKNMIREGETSPIFKIMGEGREGVDMIVRSCKLNECVEEGMKLINWKEKFPRKKISETKFRGVGMAIAMQGSGIANIDMGSAILKLNDDGSFNLLIGATDLGTGSDTILAQIAAEVLQVPTENIIVYSSDTDLTPFDVGAYASSTTYVSGNAVKRAAEKMKRMIIREGALKLGLDESKVDFDGKYIFEKDGSKKVDLKELATVLYYTENQKQLIADASYVGEESPPPFMAGFAEVEVDIETGKVRLINYVAVVDCGVTINPNLARIQVEGGLVQGIGMTLFEDVKYSPSGKLLTNNLMQYKIPSRKDIGNIIVKFVESFEPTGPFGAKSVAEIGIDTPPAAIANAIYNAVGVRIKKLPITPEKILMGLNNN, encoded by the coding sequence ATGAAAGAAGTTACAAGAAAAATTCCAAAAAAAGATGCATTAGGACTTCTTTTAGGAAAACCAGTATACACAGATGATCTATCCCCCAAAGATGCGCTTATAGTTAAAATCTTAAGGAGCCCACATGCGTTTGCAAAAATAAAAAGTATTGATACATCGAAAGCAGAGAAAATTGACGGAATCGAATGTGTTTTAACATATAAAGACCTTCCAAGAATACCAATAACCAGAGCTGGGCAGGGCTATCCTGAACCTTCACCGCATGATTGGTATATACTTGATGAATACGTAAGATATGTCGGAGATGAAGTTGCAATTGTTGCAGGAAAAGATGAAAAGGTCGTAGAAAAAGCTTTGTCAGAAATTAAAGTAGAGTATGAAATACTAGAACCAGTTCTTGATTTTGAAAAAGCAGAAGGTCATTCTTCAATTATACATCCTGAAAAAGAAACTCATCCAATGTTTGAAATAGGTTTTGATGCCAAAAACAACATTGCTGCATCGTATGAAATGGAAATAGGCGATGTTGAAGAAGAACTAAAAAAATGTGATGTAATAATTACTGAAAGATTTTATACGCAAGCTCAAGCACATGTTGCTTTTGAACCACATTCTGCCGCCTCATATATTGATATGCATGGAAGGTTAGTAATTATTTCTTCTACACAGGTACCATTCCATGTTAGAAGGATATTAGCCGAAGCGTTTAATATACCAATAAAAGATATTAGAGTTATAAAGCCAAGGATTGGTGGTGGTTTTGGTGGAAAACAAGCAATACACGGTGAACCTTTTGTTGCCGCTGTTACATTAAAAACAGGAAAACCCGCAAAAATTGTATATTCTCGTCAAGAAGTGTTTGAAGCAACCTATACTAGACATCCTATGAGATATGATATTACACTAGGAGCAACAAAAGATGGAAAATTAAAGGTTATTGACATGAAAGGTTTATCAGATACCGGAGCATATGGTGAACATGCTCTTACAACATTTATGGTTGCTGGTTCTAAAACACTGCCAATGTACAACAAAGTTGATGCCGTCAGATTTTCAGGAAAAGTTGTATATACAAATAAGGTGCCTGCCGGAGCATATAGAGGATACGGCGCAATTCAAGGAAACTTTGCACTTGAATCTGCTATTGATATCTTAGCAGAAAAACTAAATATGGATCCTATAGAATTTAGAAAAAAGAATATGATACGTGAAGGCGAAACTTCACCAATATTCAAGATAATGGGTGAAGGTCGTGAAGGAGTAGATATGATTGTAAGAAGTTGTAAATTAAATGAATGTGTTGAAGAAGGAATGAAGTTAATTAATTGGAAAGAAAAATTTCCAAGAAAAAAAATATCTGAAACAAAATTTAGAGGAGTTGGAATGGCAATAGCAATGCAGGGATCAGGTATTGCAAATATTGATATGGGATCTGCCATATTAAAATTAAATGATGATGGCTCATTTAATTTATTAATTGGAGCAACGGATCTTGGCACTGGAAGTGATACAATACTTGCCCAAATAGCAGCTGAAGTTCTTCAAGTTCCTACTGAAAATATTATTGTTTATTCATCAGACACCGATCTTACTCCATTTGACGTTGGCGCATATGCATCAAGTACTACATACGTCTCAGGTAATGCTGTAAAAAGAGCAGCAGAAAAAATGAAAAGAATGATTATTAGAGAAGGAGCGCTTAAATTGGGGCTTGATGAATCAAAAGTAGACTTTGATGGAAAATATATTTTCGAAAAAGATGGTAGTAAAAAAGTTGATTTGAAAGAACTTGCCACTGTTTTGTATTACACCGAAAACCAAAAGCAGTTGATTGCAGATGCATCATATGTCGGTGAGGAATCCCCTCCACCATTTATGGCCGGATTTGCAGAAGTTGAAGTTGATATTGAAACAGGAAAAGTTAGGCTTATAAATTATGTGGCGGTAGTAGATTGTGGTGTTACAATCAATCCAAATCTTGCAAGAATTCAAGTTGAAGGTGGTCTTGTGCAAGGAATTGGTATGACATTATTTGAAGATGTTAAATACTCACCAAGTGGAAAATTACTAACAAATAATTTAATGCAGTACAAAATCCCATCTAGAAAAGATATAGGAAATATTATAGTAAAATTCGTAGAAAGTTTTGAACCAACTGGTCCTTTTGGTGCTAAATCTGTTGCAGAAATTGGAATTGACACACCACCAGCTGCAATAGCTAATGCGATATATAATGCAGTAGGTGTTAGAATAAAAAAACTACCTATCACACCTGAAAAAATATTAATGGGTTTAAATAATAATTAA
- a CDS encoding HD domain-containing protein, with the protein MINRQQAWELLNEHVKTKNLIKHCLATEAVMRDLANYFGEDEETWGIAGLLHDLDYEYTKNTPEEHGLKTVELLGDLVSQEIKNAILAHSGKKSRDTLIEKAIYAADPTTGFIVAAALIKPEKKLEAIDVQFLLKRFKEKSFAKGANRDQMASCEKFGLSLEKFYEIALNAMKKISKELGL; encoded by the coding sequence ATGATAAATAGGCAGCAAGCATGGGAACTTTTAAATGAACATGTTAAGACAAAAAATCTTATAAAACATTGCCTTGCAACAGAGGCGGTTATGAGAGATCTTGCAAATTATTTTGGAGAAGATGAAGAAACTTGGGGAATTGCAGGACTTTTACATGACTTAGATTATGAATATACGAAAAATACTCCAGAAGAGCATGGATTGAAAACAGTGGAATTGCTTGGCGATTTAGTTAGTCAGGAGATTAAAAATGCAATACTTGCCCACAGCGGGAAAAAATCTAGAGATACTTTGATTGAAAAAGCAATTTATGCTGCTGATCCTACAACTGGTTTTATTGTTGCAGCTGCATTGATTAAGCCAGAGAAAAAGCTAGAAGCAATAGATGTTCAATTTTTGTTAAAACGTTTTAAGGAAAAATCTTTTGCAAAAGGTGCAAATAGGGATCAAATGGCAAGCTGTGAGAAATTTGGTCTTTCGCTTGAAAAATTTTATGAAATTGCCTTAAATGCAATGAAAAAGATATCAAAGGAGCTTGGTTTATGA
- a CDS encoding (2Fe-2S)-binding protein: MKIKFTLNGQTIERDVPVYKRALDFLRDDLKITSVKEGCGEGECGACTIIVNGKNVHSCLMLAVELDGKEIITLEGIEDQIKDAYVEAGAIQCGFCTPGFIVSTKVLLDKHPNPSEEEIKEALEGNLCRCTGYVKIINAVKIASSYIKGSEKND, from the coding sequence ATGAAAATTAAATTCACACTTAACGGACAAACAATTGAAAGGGATGTACCTGTTTATAAAAGAGCTCTTGACTTTTTAAGAGATGATTTGAAGATAACGTCTGTAAAGGAAGGATGTGGTGAAGGAGAATGCGGAGCTTGTACGATAATCGTCAACGGTAAAAATGTTCATTCATGCCTTATGCTTGCTGTTGAACTCGATGGAAAAGAGATTATTACACTAGAGGGTATTGAAGATCAAATTAAAGATGCTTATGTTGAAGCTGGAGCAATACAATGTGGATTTTGTACACCTGGATTTATAGTTTCAACAAAAGTGTTACTTGATAAACACCCGAATCCAAGCGAAGAAGAAATAAAAGAAGCACTTGAGGGAAACCTTTGTAGATGTACTGGGTATGTAAAAATAATTAATGCTGTAAAAATAGCTTCTAGCTATATCAAAGGAAGTGAAAAAAATGATTAA
- a CDS encoding RelA/SpoT family protein, whose protein sequence is MIDIEEYIKNLETVLNKNLSNEEKEKIKKAIKLAEYGHKGYYRKSGEPFITHPIEVSKILASLKLDITTIISGILHDTVEDSQGKVTLKDIEEMFGKEVALIVDGVTKVSKINAPVGNIEQKKKSETIQKMLFAMAEDVRVIFVKLADRLHNMRTIQYVEDEEKKKYKALETLEVYAPIAHKLGIHVIKWELEDLSFKVLYPKEYYMIKELVAEKKKEREERTNEYVNQLKLALKENNINAKVEGRYKHYYSIWKKMKEKNKKFEEIYDLIGIRAIVKDVQTCYTALGVVHHIWVPLPGRFKDYIAAPKSNGYKSIHTTVVTQYGEPLEIQIRDEEMHNEAEYGLIAHWIYKEKSVDLKQKWLLQLLDWRKELLQGSTNLSELKNELQLDEVFVLTPKGEIIHMPLGSTVIDFAYAIHTEIGHHFAGAKVNGKIVPINYKLKNGDVVEILVNKSSKGPSLSWIKYAKSPRTKAKIRRFFREKEKEKLIESGKDVIRKLSKRLNISIEKLLEHEKVNEFIKNHNLSIDEFYTRIGEGSITFNDLLELIENKPEKNYKKKTKNSKKIKNAVEIDGISNIDIHIAKCCMPVPGDEIVGVASRRGITIHRINCKNIRDIDEDRLFKAKWLSDESNEFSTNLEIEFDKNERLAEIMNLLVSKNINVKSFKLNESKNWNSVFAHLTIVVKSLNELNDIISQLNKKSGILRVRRR, encoded by the coding sequence ATGATAGATATAGAAGAATATATTAAAAATTTGGAAACGGTTCTCAATAAAAATTTATCAAATGAAGAAAAAGAAAAAATCAAAAAAGCAATCAAATTGGCTGAATACGGCCACAAAGGTTACTACAGAAAATCTGGTGAACCTTTCATCACTCATCCAATTGAAGTTTCCAAAATTTTGGCATCATTAAAATTAGATATTACTACTATAATTTCTGGAATTTTACACGATACAGTTGAAGATAGTCAAGGCAAAGTAACTTTAAAAGATATTGAAGAAATGTTTGGTAAAGAAGTTGCATTAATTGTCGATGGAGTAACAAAAGTCAGCAAGATTAATGCACCTGTTGGAAACATCGAACAAAAGAAAAAAAGTGAAACCATACAAAAAATGCTCTTTGCAATGGCTGAAGATGTAAGAGTTATTTTTGTAAAACTTGCAGATAGATTACATAACATGCGAACAATACAATATGTTGAAGATGAAGAAAAAAAGAAATACAAAGCACTTGAAACACTTGAAGTTTATGCTCCTATTGCACACAAACTTGGGATTCATGTGATAAAGTGGGAACTTGAAGATCTTTCTTTTAAAGTTTTATACCCAAAAGAATATTACATGATTAAAGAATTAGTTGCTGAAAAAAAGAAAGAAAGGGAAGAGCGAACAAACGAATATGTAAATCAATTAAAACTTGCATTAAAAGAAAATAATATAAATGCTAAAGTGGAAGGTCGTTATAAACATTACTATAGTATCTGGAAAAAGATGAAGGAAAAAAATAAAAAATTTGAAGAAATTTATGATCTTATTGGAATAAGGGCAATTGTAAAAGATGTTCAAACCTGTTATACTGCTCTTGGAGTAGTACACCATATTTGGGTTCCTCTTCCTGGTAGATTTAAAGATTACATTGCAGCTCCAAAATCAAATGGTTACAAATCAATTCATACTACAGTTGTAACACAATATGGTGAACCTTTGGAAATTCAGATCAGAGATGAAGAAATGCATAACGAAGCAGAGTATGGGTTAATTGCTCACTGGATTTACAAAGAAAAGAGCGTTGATTTAAAGCAAAAGTGGCTTCTTCAACTTCTTGACTGGAGAAAAGAACTTCTTCAAGGAAGTACGAATCTTTCCGAACTTAAAAATGAATTGCAACTTGATGAAGTGTTTGTTTTAACGCCAAAGGGAGAAATAATTCATATGCCTTTGGGATCAACCGTTATTGATTTTGCTTACGCTATACATACAGAAATAGGACACCATTTTGCTGGTGCAAAAGTAAACGGAAAAATTGTTCCAATAAATTACAAGCTAAAAAATGGTGATGTTGTAGAAATTTTAGTTAACAAATCAAGTAAAGGGCCAAGCCTTAGCTGGATAAAATATGCTAAAAGTCCTAGAACAAAGGCAAAAATTAGAAGATTTTTTAGAGAAAAAGAAAAAGAAAAACTAATTGAATCAGGAAAAGATGTAATTAGAAAACTATCTAAAAGATTGAATATTTCAATAGAAAAATTACTCGAACACGAAAAAGTTAATGAATTTATAAAAAACCATAATTTAAGTATAGATGAATTTTATACACGCATAGGTGAAGGAAGTATTACTTTTAACGATTTACTAGAACTAATAGAAAACAAACCAGAAAAAAATTACAAGAAAAAGACAAAAAACTCGAAAAAAATTAAAAATGCAGTAGAAATAGATGGAATTTCAAATATTGATATTCACATCGCCAAATGTTGTATGCCAGTTCCAGGTGATGAAATAGTAGGAGTAGCAAGCAGAAGAGGGATAACTATACATAGAATTAATTGCAAAAATATTAGAGATATAGATGAAGATAGACTATTTAAGGCAAAATGGTTATCTGATGAGTCAAATGAATTTTCAACTAACTTAGAAATTGAGTTTGACAAAAATGAACGCCTTGCCGAAATAATGAATCTTTTAGTTTCAAAAAACATAAACGTAAAAAGCTTTAAACTAAATGAATCAAAAAATTGGAATTCGGTCTTTGCACATCTGACAATTGTGGTAAAATCTTTAAATGAACTAAATGACATAATAAGTCAATTAAATAAAAAATCTGGAATATTGAGGGTGAGAAGAAGATGA
- the thrC gene encoding threonine synthase translates to MYKLKCITCDTIYDPEPNMYTCPKCGERYGTLEVIFNYDLINVKKSDFDKHGDISQFSKILPIAEYKVKQVVGNTPTYEFKNYYGIKKVFFKYDGTNPTGSYKDRASAIAISKAYEYGYDTIYCASTGNAASSLAGLSAPTDLKTYIFVPKNIPIAKLAQLHVFGANIILIDGNYDQAFDISTKVGQKLNWYSRNSAINPYLLEGKKTGTMELAVQLDFNVPDIVFVSAGDGTVISSIYKGFYDFYNLNLIQKIPKIIGIQAEGADAIAKTFSNGKPYTPVDIIPNTIADSISVGKPRDVIKACKYVEKSGGTFLTVNDEEIKTAIFELAKNTGIFAEPAGAAAYAGFKKAISMNLLKKEDTVAIFITGNGLKDIKAVQDNIKINPIPPVFEKIIEYINEVRK, encoded by the coding sequence GTGTACAAATTGAAATGTATAACTTGTGATACTATTTATGATCCAGAACCAAATATGTATACCTGTCCCAAATGTGGTGAAAGATATGGAACATTAGAAGTAATATTTAATTACGATTTAATAAATGTTAAAAAATCTGATTTTGACAAACATGGAGATATTTCACAATTTTCAAAGATTTTACCAATTGCAGAATATAAAGTCAAACAAGTCGTAGGTAATACCCCAACATATGAATTTAAAAATTATTATGGCATAAAAAAAGTCTTCTTTAAATACGATGGAACAAATCCCACTGGTTCTTACAAAGATAGAGCCTCAGCAATTGCAATTTCAAAAGCATATGAATACGGATATGATACTATCTACTGTGCCTCAACTGGCAATGCAGCAAGCTCTCTAGCAGGACTTTCAGCACCTACTGATCTTAAAACTTATATATTTGTTCCTAAAAATATTCCAATTGCAAAACTTGCACAGTTACATGTTTTTGGAGCAAATATAATTCTTATTGACGGAAATTACGACCAAGCATTTGATATATCTACAAAAGTTGGCCAAAAGTTGAATTGGTATTCAAGAAATTCTGCTATTAATCCATACCTTCTTGAAGGCAAAAAAACGGGTACTATGGAACTTGCTGTACAACTTGACTTTAATGTTCCAGATATTGTCTTCGTAAGTGCAGGAGATGGAACAGTTATAAGCTCAATTTACAAAGGTTTTTATGACTTTTACAACTTAAATCTTATACAAAAAATTCCAAAAATAATCGGCATTCAAGCAGAAGGAGCAGATGCAATTGCAAAAACATTCTCTAATGGAAAACCTTACACTCCTGTAGATATAATACCAAACACAATTGCAGATAGTATTTCTGTTGGAAAGCCTCGTGATGTAATAAAAGCTTGTAAATATGTTGAAAAGAGTGGTGGAACATTTTTAACTGTTAATGATGAAGAAATCAAAACCGCAATATTTGAACTAGCTAAAAACACGGGTATTTTCGCAGAACCTGCAGGTGCTGCTGCATATGCAGGCTTTAAAAAAGCTATTTCTATGAATTTGCTAAAAAAAGAAGATACTGTAGCAATATTTATTACTGGAAATGGCTTAAAAGACATTAAAGCAGTTCAAGATAACATAAAAATTAATCCTATTCCACCAGTTTTTGAGAAAATCATTGAATACATAAATGAGGTGAGAAAATGA
- a CDS encoding FAD binding domain-containing protein: MIKNYFLPKTVEELSEIKASTKGFLFSGGTDLFVKLRANAINTDTVIDTKAIIETPNISDKLFIPLNFTYSQLREYLKDNNINKYLDNIIRLIGSPMIRNRGTPVGNIANASPAGDFVLASYLLNAKVIVKPTNKKIPIEDFIKGPGKIELEENEFIFGVELDIKNDYKFYFEKVGRRNAMIISIASIAILLKESNNKIDDISICYGSVGPTILREKLLEEKVKGKEISLELFEYLASEYQKLSNPITDVRASKEYRKQLVYNLMIKAYYNLKEKKVMNI, encoded by the coding sequence ATGATTAAAAATTATTTCTTACCTAAGACCGTTGAAGAATTATCTGAAATTAAAGCATCTACAAAAGGATTTCTCTTTTCCGGTGGAACTGATCTTTTTGTCAAACTGAGAGCAAATGCAATAAACACAGACACAGTAATAGATACAAAAGCTATTATTGAAACCCCAAATATAAGTGATAAATTATTTATTCCCTTAAACTTTACATACAGTCAACTTAGAGAATATCTAAAAGATAATAACATAAACAAATATTTAGATAATATAATAAGGCTAATAGGTTCACCAATGATTAGAAATAGAGGTACTCCTGTTGGGAACATTGCAAACGCATCACCGGCGGGAGATTTTGTCCTTGCAAGTTATCTCTTAAATGCAAAAGTAATTGTTAAACCAACAAATAAAAAAATCCCCATTGAAGATTTTATTAAAGGCCCAGGAAAAATAGAATTAGAAGAGAATGAATTTATTTTTGGAGTAGAACTTGATATAAAAAATGACTATAAATTCTATTTTGAAAAAGTTGGCAGAAGAAACGCAATGATCATATCAATTGCAAGCATTGCAATACTATTAAAAGAATCAAACAACAAAATTGATGACATTTCAATTTGTTACGGTTCCGTTGGTCCTACCATACTGCGTGAAAAACTGCTAGAAGAAAAAGTAAAAGGTAAAGAGATAAGTCTAGAACTTTTTGAATACCTTGCAAGCGAATACCAAAAGCTTTCAAATCCAATTACTGATGTTAGAGCATCAAAAGAATATAGAAAACAACTTGTGTACAACCTTATGATTAAAGCATATTACAATCTTAAAGAAAAGAAGGTGATGAATATATGA
- a CDS encoding (2Fe-2S)-binding protein produces the protein MKISLIINGEKKDVEINPDDILLDVLRKLGYYSVRRGCDTGMCGICTVLLDGKPVPSCSVFAARADGHHITTVEGLEDAKVFAQYLAEEGADQCGFCSPGLIVNTVYLKNKNFKDKEEITNKLIGNLCRCTGYVGQHRAIEKFLGVEK, from the coding sequence ATGAAGATTAGTCTAATAATAAACGGTGAAAAAAAAGACGTTGAAATAAATCCAGATGATATTTTACTAGATGTTCTAAGAAAACTAGGCTATTATAGCGTTAGAAGAGGTTGTGACACTGGAATGTGTGGAATTTGTACTGTATTATTGGATGGAAAACCTGTGCCTTCATGCTCTGTTTTTGCGGCAAGAGCTGATGGTCATCATATAACTACAGTTGAAGGCCTTGAAGATGCAAAAGTTTTTGCCCAATATCTTGCAGAAGAAGGTGCCGACCAATGTGGTTTTTGCAGTCCTGGATTGATAGTAAATACTGTCTATCTTAAAAATAAAAACTTTAAAGATAAAGAGGAAATAACAAACAAATTAATCGGTAATCTTTGTAGATGCACTGGATATGTAGGACAGCACAGGGCTATAGAAAAATTCTTGGGGGTGGAAAAATGA